In a single window of the Myxococcus guangdongensis genome:
- a CDS encoding DUF58 domain-containing protein has protein sequence MIPTGRLWALFALLAVPMMAAGFFPGLGGAVLALDALALALAVVDFLWARSVRLEARRVLPQRLNVGVPNKVELRLVHRGGRTARVRVKDGVPESFTAEPDEATLELPPDSETRWVYRVTPARRGRFDFTEVTARVAGPLGLVLHERVFPTTQTLSVYPDLRGASRLLLSGAALDLVNLGLRQLRRDGRGSEFARLRDYAQGDSARDVDWKATARRGRPVTRVLESERSQSILICVDAGRSMAAQVDGLTKLDHAVNAALFLAFVAVRNGDRVGLAVFADGVKTYLPPAAGRMQYRKMVDALYSTTPSLTYVDYLALFKELNVRLTRRSLLCVFTDFLDEEQASTMVAPLHRLARRHVPLCLSVKDTALQKLLRTPPPGPEEAFQHAVASELLSDREVLKARVSQGGVQMLDVQPDDLSLAAVNRYLDIKARGVL, from the coding sequence GTGATTCCCACCGGGCGCCTCTGGGCGCTGTTCGCGCTGCTGGCCGTGCCCATGATGGCCGCGGGGTTCTTCCCGGGCCTGGGCGGCGCCGTGCTGGCGTTGGACGCGCTGGCCCTGGCGCTCGCCGTGGTGGACTTCCTGTGGGCGCGCTCGGTGCGGCTGGAGGCGCGGCGCGTGTTGCCGCAGCGGCTCAATGTGGGCGTGCCCAACAAGGTGGAGCTGCGGCTCGTGCACCGGGGCGGCCGGACGGCGCGGGTGCGCGTCAAGGACGGCGTGCCGGAGTCCTTCACCGCCGAGCCCGACGAGGCCACGCTGGAGCTGCCCCCGGACAGCGAGACGCGCTGGGTGTACCGGGTGACGCCCGCCCGGCGCGGCCGCTTCGACTTCACGGAGGTGACGGCGCGAGTGGCGGGCCCGCTGGGGCTCGTCCTCCACGAGCGCGTGTTCCCCACCACGCAGACCCTCTCCGTGTACCCGGACCTGCGCGGCGCCAGCCGACTGCTCTTGTCCGGAGCCGCGCTGGACCTGGTGAACCTGGGCCTCCGGCAGCTGCGCCGCGACGGACGGGGCAGTGAGTTCGCGCGACTGCGCGACTACGCGCAGGGAGACAGCGCGCGCGACGTGGATTGGAAGGCCACGGCCCGTCGCGGACGGCCGGTGACGCGGGTGCTGGAGTCGGAGCGCTCCCAGTCCATCCTCATCTGCGTGGACGCGGGCCGCTCCATGGCGGCGCAGGTGGACGGGCTCACCAAGCTGGACCACGCGGTGAACGCCGCGCTCTTCCTGGCCTTCGTCGCCGTGCGCAACGGAGACCGCGTGGGGCTCGCCGTCTTCGCGGATGGCGTGAAGACGTACCTGCCCCCCGCGGCGGGGCGGATGCAGTACCGGAAGATGGTGGACGCGCTCTACTCCACGACGCCCAGCCTCACGTACGTGGACTACCTGGCGCTCTTCAAGGAGCTCAACGTCCGCCTCACCCGGCGCAGCCTGCTGTGTGTCTTCACGGACTTCCTCGACGAGGAGCAGGCGTCCACCATGGTGGCCCCGCTCCATCGGCTCGCGCGGCGGCACGTGCCCCTGTGCTTGTCGGTGAAGGACACGGCGCTGCAGAAGCTCCTGCGCACGCCGCCTCCCGGTCCGGAGGAGGCCTTCCAGCACGCCGTGGCCTCGGAGCTGCTCTCGGACCGCGAGGTGCTCAAGGCGCGCGTGAGCCAGGGCGGCGTGCAGATGCTCGACGTACAGCCGGATGACCTGAGCCTCGCGGCCGTCAACCGCTACCTCGACATCAAGGCCCGGGGCGTCCTGTAG
- a CDS encoding AAA family ATPase — translation MNANDSASPLVQTGSAVQAAHAIREGVLREVRKAVVGQDEVLELMLCGLIAGGHVLLEGVPGVAKTLMAKALARSIGSDFKRIQFTPDLMPADILGTSVFDLKSQGFVLVKGPIFTDLLLADEINRAPAKTQSALLEAMQERGVSLEGRNLPLSPLFTVFATQNPVESEGTYPLPEAQLDRFLLKIDVGYPAPEEEDAILASVHRGFDAGDLSRAGVHAAVTKEGLLGARAALNEVNVEPPVLGYIRKLVSATRTSSRIRLGAGPRAGVHLLLASKALAALRGRNFVTPDDVRFLAGPVLKHRLLLSPDAELDGATPSDVLREVVQAVEVPR, via the coding sequence ATGAACGCGAATGACTCCGCCTCCCCGCTCGTCCAGACCGGCTCCGCCGTGCAGGCCGCCCACGCCATTCGCGAGGGCGTGCTGCGCGAGGTGCGCAAGGCCGTGGTGGGCCAGGACGAGGTGCTGGAGCTGATGCTCTGCGGCCTCATCGCCGGCGGCCACGTGCTGCTGGAGGGCGTGCCCGGCGTGGCCAAGACGCTGATGGCCAAGGCGCTGGCGCGCAGCATCGGCTCCGACTTCAAGCGCATCCAGTTCACCCCGGACCTGATGCCCGCGGACATCCTGGGCACCAGCGTCTTCGACTTGAAGTCCCAGGGCTTCGTGCTGGTGAAGGGCCCCATCTTCACGGACCTGCTGCTGGCCGACGAAATCAACCGCGCCCCGGCCAAGACGCAGTCCGCGCTGCTGGAGGCCATGCAGGAGCGCGGCGTCTCGCTGGAGGGCCGCAACCTCCCGCTGTCTCCCCTCTTCACGGTGTTCGCCACGCAGAACCCGGTGGAGTCGGAGGGCACGTACCCGCTGCCCGAGGCGCAGCTCGACCGCTTCCTGCTGAAGATCGACGTGGGCTACCCCGCGCCCGAGGAGGAGGACGCCATCCTCGCCTCCGTGCACCGGGGCTTCGACGCCGGTGACCTGTCACGCGCGGGAGTCCACGCGGCGGTGACGAAGGAGGGCCTCTTGGGCGCGCGCGCCGCGCTCAACGAGGTCAACGTGGAGCCTCCGGTGCTGGGCTACATCCGCAAGCTGGTGTCGGCGACGCGGACCTCCAGCCGCATCCGCCTGGGCGCGGGCCCTCGCGCGGGCGTGCACCTGCTGCTCGCGTCCAAGGCGCTGGCCGCCCTGCGCGGGCGCAACTTCGTCACGCCGGATGACGTGCGCTTCCTGGCGGGCCCGGTGTTGAAGCACCGCCTGCTCCTGTCGCCGGACGCGGAGCTGGACGGGGCCACGCCGTCGGACGTGCTGCGCGAGGTGGTGCAGGCGGTGGAGGTCCCTCGGTGA
- a CDS encoding DUF4350 domain-containing protein, translating to MRDRLPLLTVGALVLTVVLGSLLLSSARRGEFADTLSTYRAQEDGARALYLLAEESGLPVSRRMADLRIGTKGSTTPVLLAVEVQGSREDDLEQTQLAAEPDAGLGDELVPRTGFNTFRATELDDREVTELLTQVSAGRSAVYVPWGSRENPLLDALSVKLIKADTTLPMRTLVPPFPSPYTLGVERVEVKVQAYLELPATAVPVLEDERLGRMVAAVVPHGQGRVLVLGAPELAMNVALSRADNAQFWLSALAALGPGPYEFDEFHHGFTNERSVVDFARRYGLHFAVLQLLAGVALWSVALKRFGRPRPPPESVRVGATDALFAMARLYREGRHHGFAAKLVARGLTQELALHAGLPAHAAPKAVSEALKERGREDLARGLREVVGRADTVNNDSDLQQLTARAATLRQGLHPAGQVRRSTSGTP from the coding sequence GTGCGTGACCGCCTCCCCTTGCTGACGGTGGGCGCGCTGGTGCTCACCGTGGTGCTCGGCTCGCTCCTGCTCTCGAGCGCGCGTCGTGGTGAGTTCGCCGACACGCTGTCCACCTACCGCGCCCAGGAGGACGGCGCGCGCGCGCTGTACCTCCTGGCCGAGGAGAGCGGGCTGCCGGTGTCCCGCCGCATGGCGGACTTGCGCATCGGCACGAAGGGTTCGACGACGCCGGTGCTGCTCGCCGTGGAGGTCCAGGGCTCGCGAGAGGACGACCTGGAACAGACGCAGCTCGCCGCCGAGCCGGACGCGGGCTTGGGCGACGAGCTCGTGCCGCGCACGGGCTTCAACACCTTCCGAGCCACCGAACTCGACGACCGCGAGGTGACGGAGCTGCTCACGCAGGTGTCCGCGGGCCGCTCCGCCGTCTACGTCCCCTGGGGCTCGCGGGAGAACCCGCTGCTCGACGCCTTGAGCGTCAAGCTCATCAAGGCCGACACGACGCTGCCCATGCGCACGCTGGTTCCCCCCTTCCCCTCCCCGTACACGCTCGGCGTGGAGCGGGTGGAGGTGAAGGTGCAGGCGTACCTGGAGCTGCCGGCCACCGCGGTGCCGGTCCTCGAGGACGAGCGCCTGGGGCGCATGGTGGCGGCGGTGGTTCCGCACGGCCAGGGCCGGGTGCTCGTGCTGGGCGCGCCGGAGCTGGCGATGAACGTGGCCCTGTCGCGCGCGGACAACGCGCAGTTCTGGCTCTCCGCCCTGGCGGCGCTGGGCCCCGGCCCCTACGAGTTCGACGAGTTCCACCACGGCTTCACCAACGAGCGCTCCGTCGTCGACTTCGCGCGGCGCTACGGCCTGCACTTCGCGGTGCTCCAGCTGCTCGCGGGCGTGGCGCTCTGGTCCGTGGCGCTCAAGCGCTTCGGCCGCCCCCGCCCCCCTCCCGAGTCCGTCCGCGTGGGCGCCACCGACGCCCTGTTCGCCATGGCGCGGCTGTACCGCGAGGGACGCCACCACGGCTTCGCGGCGAAGCTCGTCGCCCGAGGACTCACCCAGGAACTCGCGCTGCACGCGGGCCTGCCCGCCCACGCGGCGCCCAAGGCCGTCTCGGAGGCGCTGAAGGAGCGCGGCCGGGAGGACCTCGCGCGCGGCCTGCGCGAAGTGGTCGGCCGGGCCGACACGGTGAACAACGACTCCGACCTCCAGCAGCTCACCGCGCGCGCGGCCACGCTGCGGCAAGGTCTCCACCCCGCCGGCCAGGTCCGGCGCAGCACTTCCGGTACCCCATGA
- a CDS encoding DUF4129 domain-containing protein yields MAVSALELRPRNAIAVMDAALRLCARSTGVWALTLPGGAAVIAAVLYVAEAMRMGHSLVLPSLAFTLAWFVRGVGQSAAAHHVQGVLLGTAEPTTWASLKAVLARLPSVFVAVAYLFVFNTLLFNLTLGIAFFVVSAQSVGYAAVMEGRGSVLRLYGQCSRLLGPARGTATKVRFLMSVQVLVFFNLHIGLNFLLMMARKLLGVDLTFAERFASLDNLPWLLFLAALTFTLFEPVRAAAATLLLVDGRVRQEGLDLLAAAQQLPARSTGKPLGQRSAAMLAVVLGLGLLTGTPARAQEDAPRAPVTSSREAVRRLGQVAAACEGEGPEEDARFEKLGSLGNGERGKLDRLVRAVERQAYDDEDCDSALGTLEQGLEQGSRTVQAQATVDARQASARARDILARPEFTVAPKVEKAAEEPPEPTQPPGWWRRFTTWLGEFLKKLFERDEAPPTRNFTPPVVSGGAVANTLVVVIAGLTVAVLLYVLWSALKKNVRRKAGEGLEVSTLDASTLAGDAGHALSRPPEGWAQLADELAAKGEYREAVRSLYLALLSRLHRDGAILYDVTLSNWDYLSQFKGRMEWKPRFRELTLRFDFAWYGNTPVGSSGYQEFRALSAPMLAAPTPQEAAGA; encoded by the coding sequence ATGGCCGTCTCCGCGCTCGAATTGCGGCCCCGGAACGCCATCGCGGTGATGGACGCGGCGCTGCGCCTGTGCGCCCGGAGCACGGGCGTCTGGGCCCTCACGCTGCCGGGGGGCGCCGCCGTCATCGCCGCCGTGCTGTACGTGGCGGAGGCGATGCGGATGGGGCACTCGCTGGTGCTGCCGTCGCTGGCGTTCACCCTCGCGTGGTTCGTGCGGGGCGTGGGCCAGAGCGCCGCCGCGCACCATGTGCAGGGGGTGTTGCTGGGCACGGCGGAGCCCACCACGTGGGCCTCGCTGAAGGCGGTGCTGGCCAGGCTGCCCTCGGTCTTCGTGGCGGTGGCCTACCTCTTCGTCTTCAACACGCTGCTGTTCAACCTGACGTTGGGCATCGCGTTCTTCGTCGTGTCGGCGCAGAGCGTGGGCTACGCGGCGGTGATGGAGGGGCGCGGCTCGGTGCTGCGGCTGTATGGCCAGTGCTCGAGGCTGTTGGGTCCCGCGCGCGGCACGGCGACGAAGGTGCGCTTCCTCATGTCCGTGCAGGTGCTGGTGTTCTTCAACCTGCACATCGGCCTGAACTTCCTGCTGATGATGGCGCGCAAGCTGTTGGGCGTGGACCTGACGTTCGCCGAGCGCTTCGCCTCGCTGGACAACCTGCCCTGGCTGCTGTTCCTGGCCGCCCTCACCTTCACGCTCTTCGAGCCCGTGCGCGCCGCGGCGGCCACGCTGCTGCTCGTCGACGGGCGCGTGCGCCAGGAGGGGTTGGACCTGTTGGCCGCGGCGCAGCAGCTCCCCGCGCGCTCCACGGGCAAGCCCCTGGGACAGCGGAGCGCGGCGATGCTCGCGGTGGTGTTGGGGCTGGGACTGCTGACCGGGACACCGGCACGGGCGCAGGAGGACGCGCCTCGTGCGCCCGTCACCTCGAGCCGCGAGGCCGTGCGCCGGCTGGGACAGGTGGCCGCGGCCTGCGAGGGCGAGGGGCCGGAGGAGGACGCGCGCTTCGAGAAGCTCGGCTCGCTGGGGAATGGTGAGCGCGGCAAGTTGGATCGACTGGTGCGCGCGGTGGAGCGGCAGGCCTACGACGACGAGGACTGTGACTCGGCGCTCGGCACGCTGGAGCAGGGGTTGGAGCAGGGCTCGCGGACGGTGCAGGCCCAGGCGACCGTGGATGCACGCCAGGCCTCGGCGCGGGCCCGGGACATCCTCGCGCGGCCGGAGTTCACCGTGGCGCCCAAGGTGGAGAAGGCCGCCGAGGAGCCCCCTGAGCCGACCCAACCTCCGGGCTGGTGGCGCCGCTTCACCACCTGGCTGGGCGAGTTCCTCAAGAAGCTCTTCGAGCGGGACGAGGCGCCGCCCACGCGGAACTTCACGCCGCCCGTCGTGTCCGGTGGCGCCGTGGCCAACACGCTGGTGGTGGTCATCGCGGGACTGACGGTGGCGGTGCTGCTGTATGTGCTCTGGAGCGCGCTGAAGAAGAACGTGCGGCGCAAGGCGGGCGAAGGGCTGGAGGTGTCCACCCTGGACGCGTCGACGCTCGCGGGGGACGCGGGCCATGCGCTGTCCCGGCCGCCGGAGGGCTGGGCGCAGCTCGCGGACGAGCTGGCCGCGAAGGGGGAGTATCGCGAGGCGGTGCGCAGCCTCTACCTGGCGCTGCTGTCCCGGCTGCACCGCGATGGCGCGATTCTCTACGACGTGACGCTGTCAAACTGGGACTACCTGAGCCAGTTCAAGGGGCGCATGGAGTGGAAGCCTCGCTTCCGAGAGCTGACGCTGCGCTTCGACTTCGCGTGGTACGGCAACACGCCGGTGGGCAGCAGCGGGTACCAGGAGTTCCGAGCGCTCAGTGCGCCGATGCTCGCGGCGCCCACGCCCCAGGAGGCCGCCGGTGCGTGA
- the rho gene encoding transcription termination factor Rho: MSENSDNRDPRDATPPPAAARPVPPPEADDDGDEGDDEGGDEGEGGGASASGGQPGQPGQAGGRRRRRRRRRRGAQVLFTPEGQAYRMTAGPDGQQVQVFLTPQELEQYKQRQAQQQQQPQQQPQPQQQREQGHSGGHQHQRQQHHGGQGQAQQQSNLAPVEGVLDTEAKGPNAFLRQLKRNLLAAPDDPELPKNLVQKLRLRQGQYLTAFAQMRGQKGVIQKVDTVDGLPLEGVPRLPHFADLTSVDPTERLKLENGHKEMVTRVLDLISPIGKGQRALIVAPPKTGKTIMLQRIAQAVISNHPEAHVMVLLIDERPEEVTDMRRSIKAEVLASSSDRPTGDHLKLAELALERARRLVETGKDVVILLDSITRLARAFNKEVDNSGRTMSGGVDSRALERPKRIFGAARATEEAGSLTIIGTALIDTGSRMDEVIFEEFKGTGNSEVTLDRLLAEKRVFPAVNIAQSGTRKEEKLFTLREYEKVKKLRQMLFAVKPVEAMEALVKRLSRYTYNDEFLDEL; the protein is encoded by the coding sequence ATGAGCGAAAACTCCGATAACCGCGACCCCCGTGATGCCACCCCGCCGCCCGCGGCTGCCCGTCCCGTCCCTCCTCCCGAGGCGGATGACGACGGCGACGAGGGCGACGACGAGGGTGGCGACGAGGGCGAAGGCGGAGGCGCATCCGCGTCGGGCGGGCAGCCCGGCCAGCCTGGTCAGGCCGGGGGCCGCCGCCGCCGTCGGCGCCGTCGTCGTCGTGGCGCGCAGGTGCTCTTCACGCCGGAGGGTCAGGCGTACCGCATGACGGCGGGCCCGGACGGCCAGCAGGTCCAGGTCTTCCTGACGCCGCAGGAGCTGGAGCAGTACAAGCAGCGCCAGGCCCAGCAGCAACAGCAGCCCCAGCAGCAGCCCCAACCCCAGCAGCAGCGGGAGCAGGGCCACAGCGGAGGCCATCAGCATCAGCGCCAGCAGCACCACGGCGGCCAGGGCCAGGCGCAGCAGCAGTCCAACCTGGCGCCGGTGGAGGGCGTGCTGGACACGGAGGCCAAGGGCCCCAACGCGTTCCTGCGCCAGCTCAAGCGCAACCTGCTGGCGGCGCCGGACGACCCTGAGCTGCCCAAGAACCTGGTGCAGAAGCTGCGGCTGCGTCAGGGCCAGTACCTGACGGCCTTCGCGCAGATGCGCGGCCAGAAGGGCGTCATCCAGAAGGTCGACACGGTGGACGGTCTCCCGCTGGAGGGCGTGCCCCGGCTGCCGCACTTCGCGGACCTGACGTCGGTGGACCCCACCGAGCGGCTCAAGCTGGAGAACGGTCACAAGGAGATGGTGACCCGGGTGCTGGACCTCATCTCGCCCATCGGCAAGGGACAGCGCGCGCTCATCGTCGCGCCCCCGAAGACGGGCAAGACCATCATGCTCCAGCGCATCGCCCAGGCGGTCATCTCCAACCACCCGGAGGCGCACGTCATGGTGCTGCTCATCGACGAGCGGCCCGAGGAAGTGACGGACATGCGCCGCAGCATCAAGGCGGAGGTGCTCGCGTCCAGCTCGGACCGGCCCACCGGCGACCACCTCAAGCTGGCGGAGCTGGCGCTGGAGCGCGCGCGGCGCCTGGTGGAGACGGGCAAGGACGTGGTCATCCTGCTGGACTCCATCACCCGGCTGGCGCGCGCCTTCAACAAGGAGGTCGACAACTCCGGCCGCACCATGTCCGGCGGCGTGGACAGCCGCGCGCTGGAGCGCCCCAAGCGCATCTTCGGCGCCGCGCGGGCGACCGAGGAGGCGGGCTCGCTGACCATCATCGGCACGGCGCTCATCGACACCGGCAGCCGCATGGACGAGGTCATCTTCGAGGAGTTCAAGGGCACGGGTAACTCCGAGGTCACCCTGGACCGCCTGCTCGCCGAGAAGCGCGTCTTCCCCGCGGTCAACATCGCCCAGTCGGGCACGCGCAAGGAGGAGAAGCTCTTCACCCTGCGCGAGTACGAGAAGGTGAAGAAGCTGCGGCAGATGCTCTTCGCGGTGAAGCCCGTGGAGGCGATGGAGGCCCTGGTGAAGCGGCTGTCGCGCTACACCTACAACGACGAGTTCCTCGACGAGCTCTGA
- the sppA gene encoding signal peptide peptidase SppA yields MRLLALLLLPSLALAQTSSIVQAPLPSRGLTLPPTGAALVDEATALSLNPAGLGFMRSGQLFYLHERNLEQDSTADGLFLGAKLLGMGLGASMEWMRPRHGPDYRRTSLGLSLGDPTLQLGASWHTFGSDNVDVDSLDTFDVGLTSRPARYLSLAAVAKNLNAPREGDFKLERAYDLGLGLRPLGERFTLGVDWLFSEGAFRQGQATYTLQAEVIPGLRLGGGVSHGFVDAVPLALQLAVTVDTGHLGLTYAAGGGENGTDHVAQVRLSLENYRSLRPPGGVVTMLDLNDVLAGGGSPLLSLLGVSEADPFLRLSRWLDLAAKDERLSGVVLKMEGLPGVDWGKAEELRQAVLRLRASGKRVMAVLLSADDLGYFVASAAERVYALPESSLPINGLVANLQTYGGTMQKLGVTWDVARVGKYKTAPEQLTLTEPSEASREVVNAYLDNEVAWYERAVTQARNVPVERLRELWAAGLATPQLALKLGFLDGLILPSELDGKVRELVPGGRFSATYAPRDEREGRWGTRRRVAVVPVLGTIAGGKSREDPLGFSRIAGAETVVRALEAAKADPSVVAIVLRVDSGGGEVLASYLMYQAVVDAAKVKPVIASMGDAAASGGYYAAMGATEVFALPTTITGSIGVFYFKPALEGLLGEKLGVSQETLSRSPMADVFGIWKAWTPEQQTAVQRWVDTSYDMFITEVAKVRKKDKAEVDAVARGRVWSGNDALARGLVDRLGGLQDAVESARRHAGVPASEELDLVVMGEARGFFSGLGGEPGVQAALALLPATHEPFPSALRELARQAGVDLEMLRPGMKAMMPFTLTVR; encoded by the coding sequence ATGCGCCTGCTCGCCCTCCTGCTGCTCCCGTCGCTCGCGCTCGCCCAGACGAGCTCCATCGTCCAGGCCCCCCTGCCCTCACGGGGGCTGACGTTGCCGCCCACCGGCGCCGCGCTGGTGGATGAAGCCACGGCCCTGTCGCTCAACCCCGCGGGCCTGGGCTTCATGCGCTCCGGCCAGCTGTTCTACCTGCACGAGCGCAACCTCGAGCAGGACAGCACCGCCGACGGCCTCTTCCTCGGCGCGAAGCTGCTGGGCATGGGCCTGGGCGCGTCCATGGAGTGGATGCGCCCGCGCCACGGACCGGACTACCGGCGCACGTCGCTGGGCCTGTCCTTGGGCGACCCCACGCTGCAGCTGGGCGCCTCGTGGCACACGTTCGGCTCGGACAACGTGGACGTGGACTCGCTGGACACCTTCGACGTGGGCCTCACCTCCCGGCCCGCCCGCTACCTGTCGCTGGCGGCGGTGGCCAAGAACCTCAACGCCCCGCGCGAGGGGGACTTCAAGCTCGAGCGCGCGTACGACCTCGGCCTGGGCCTGCGCCCCCTGGGAGAGCGCTTCACCCTGGGCGTGGACTGGCTCTTCTCCGAAGGGGCCTTCCGCCAGGGGCAGGCCACGTACACGCTGCAGGCGGAGGTGATTCCGGGCCTGCGGCTGGGCGGCGGCGTGTCCCACGGCTTCGTCGACGCGGTGCCGCTGGCGCTCCAGTTGGCCGTGACGGTGGACACCGGCCACCTGGGCCTCACCTACGCGGCGGGCGGCGGGGAGAACGGCACGGACCACGTGGCGCAGGTGCGCCTGTCCCTGGAGAACTACCGCTCGCTGCGTCCGCCCGGCGGCGTGGTGACGATGCTGGACCTCAACGACGTGCTGGCGGGCGGCGGCAGCCCCCTGTTGTCGCTGTTGGGCGTGAGCGAGGCGGACCCGTTCCTGCGGCTGTCGCGGTGGCTGGACCTGGCGGCGAAGGACGAGCGGCTGTCGGGCGTGGTGCTGAAGATGGAGGGCCTGCCCGGCGTGGACTGGGGCAAGGCGGAGGAGCTGCGCCAGGCGGTGCTGCGGCTGCGCGCTTCGGGCAAGCGGGTGATGGCGGTGCTGCTGTCGGCGGATGACCTGGGCTACTTCGTGGCGTCCGCCGCCGAGCGCGTCTACGCGCTGCCCGAGTCGTCGCTGCCCATCAACGGCCTGGTCGCCAATCTCCAGACGTACGGCGGGACGATGCAGAAGCTGGGCGTGACGTGGGACGTGGCGCGCGTGGGCAAGTACAAGACGGCCCCCGAGCAGCTCACCCTCACCGAGCCGAGCGAGGCCTCGCGCGAGGTGGTGAACGCCTACCTGGACAACGAGGTGGCCTGGTACGAGCGCGCCGTCACCCAGGCGCGCAACGTGCCGGTGGAGAGGCTGCGCGAGCTGTGGGCCGCGGGGCTGGCCACGCCGCAGCTGGCGCTGAAGCTGGGCTTCCTGGATGGCCTCATCCTGCCCTCGGAGCTGGACGGCAAGGTGCGCGAGCTGGTGCCGGGCGGGCGCTTCAGCGCCACGTACGCGCCGCGCGACGAGCGCGAGGGCCGCTGGGGCACGCGCCGCCGCGTGGCGGTGGTGCCGGTGCTGGGGACCATCGCCGGCGGCAAGAGCCGCGAGGACCCGCTGGGCTTCAGCCGCATCGCCGGCGCGGAGACGGTGGTGCGCGCGCTGGAGGCGGCCAAGGCGGACCCGTCCGTGGTGGCCATCGTCCTGCGCGTGGACTCGGGCGGCGGCGAGGTGCTGGCGTCGTACCTGATGTACCAGGCGGTGGTGGACGCGGCGAAGGTGAAGCCCGTCATCGCCTCCATGGGCGACGCGGCGGCCTCCGGCGGCTACTACGCGGCCATGGGCGCCACGGAGGTGTTCGCGCTGCCCACGACGATTACCGGCAGCATCGGCGTCTTCTACTTCAAGCCCGCGCTGGAGGGCCTGTTGGGCGAGAAGCTCGGCGTGAGCCAGGAGACCCTCTCGCGCTCGCCCATGGCGGACGTGTTCGGCATCTGGAAGGCGTGGACGCCCGAGCAGCAGACCGCGGTGCAGCGTTGGGTGGATACGTCCTACGACATGTTCATCACCGAGGTCGCCAAGGTGCGCAAGAAGGACAAGGCGGAGGTGGACGCCGTCGCGCGCGGCCGGGTGTGGAGCGGCAACGACGCCCTGGCGCGCGGGCTGGTGGACCGGCTGGGCGGCCTGCAGGACGCGGTGGAGTCGGCCCGCCGACACGCGGGCGTCCCGGCGTCGGAGGAGCTGGACCTGGTGGTGATGGGCGAGGCGCGCGGCTTCTTCTCCGGCCTGGGTGGGGAGCCGGGCGTGCAGGCGGCGCTCGCCCTGCTGCCCGCCACCCACGAGCCCTTCCCGTCGGCCTTGCGGGAGCTGGCGCGACAGGCGGGCGTGGACCTGGAGATGCTGCGCCCGGGGATGAAGGCGATGATGCCCTTCACCCTCACCGTCCGCTGA
- a CDS encoding PEGA domain-containing protein, with product MRALVLALLPSLALAASPAPARRATSLLIPMDPAAESGSVKMEGYMNEALGNFAGFTVRKSEEIFGLPADPNAQSAMERARKGYSESAAAFDKKEYDDAETKVRATLKELQAAPAAMRGCSPLCESLALYAALLHLRGDVEEAKLVLIDLIAASPTFELNPKRFSRDFIALRVQVATGRTSQLRGSATVKSRPAGARVYVDGELAGYTPVTIPALTVGKHLLRIERPGFRQYGQLMEVTPDDVEVSTELVPTAAYKAYDAQLDRVASEVSRGISQANGVAGLGKSLGLERAMIGTVRSHGEGTELILGYYDLRNGRKLGGRRVVLQGDEFGQLKSEMERMVNQLVNTSEGGAEKVVRSSDPLDNRGGTEDWGAEDRGGRTRKQEKTKKPGDDPLDGVSGTEDW from the coding sequence ATGAGAGCCCTCGTCCTCGCCCTGCTTCCCTCGCTCGCCCTGGCGGCGTCCCCCGCGCCCGCGCGGCGCGCCACCAGCCTCCTCATCCCCATGGACCCCGCGGCCGAGTCTGGCAGCGTGAAGATGGAGGGCTACATGAACGAGGCGCTGGGGAACTTCGCCGGGTTCACCGTCCGCAAATCCGAGGAGATTTTCGGGCTGCCCGCCGACCCCAACGCCCAGTCCGCGATGGAGCGCGCCCGCAAGGGGTACTCGGAGAGCGCGGCCGCCTTCGACAAGAAGGAGTACGACGACGCGGAGACGAAGGTGCGCGCCACGCTCAAGGAGCTGCAGGCCGCTCCGGCGGCCATGCGGGGCTGCTCGCCCCTGTGCGAGTCGCTGGCGCTGTACGCGGCGCTCCTGCACCTGCGCGGTGACGTGGAGGAGGCGAAGCTGGTTCTCATCGACCTCATCGCCGCCTCGCCTACCTTCGAGCTCAACCCCAAGCGCTTCAGCCGGGACTTCATCGCCCTGCGCGTGCAGGTGGCCACCGGGCGCACGTCCCAGCTGCGCGGCAGCGCCACGGTGAAGTCGCGGCCCGCCGGCGCCCGCGTCTACGTGGACGGGGAGCTGGCGGGGTACACGCCGGTGACGATTCCCGCCCTGACGGTGGGCAAGCACCTGTTGCGCATCGAGCGGCCCGGCTTCCGCCAGTACGGGCAGCTCATGGAGGTGACGCCGGATGACGTGGAGGTGAGCACGGAGCTGGTGCCCACGGCCGCGTACAAGGCCTACGACGCGCAGCTGGACCGGGTGGCCAGCGAGGTGTCGCGCGGCATCAGCCAGGCCAACGGCGTCGCGGGGCTGGGCAAGTCGCTGGGCCTGGAGCGGGCGATGATTGGCACCGTGCGCAGCCACGGCGAGGGCACCGAGCTCATCCTGGGCTACTACGACTTGCGCAACGGCCGGAAGCTGGGCGGCCGGCGCGTGGTGCTCCAGGGCGACGAGTTCGGTCAGCTCAAGTCGGAGATGGAGCGCATGGTGAATCAGCTGGTGAACACCAGCGAGGGCGGCGCGGAGAAGGTGGTGCGCAGCTCGGATCCGCTCGACAACCGGGGCGGCACCGAGGACTGGGGCGCCGAGGACCGCGGCGGCCGGACGCGCAAGCAGGAGAAGACGAAGAAGCCCGGGGATGATCCGCTCGACGGGGTGTCTGGAACCGAGGACTGGTGA